In Gammaproteobacteria bacterium, the sequence ACCGCGAGGCCGGCGCCGGCCGCGCGCAACATGAAATCATCCATTAACATCTTTGCCCTCGCGCTGATCCGGGTCGTTACCTAGGGGCACGACTTCGCCGTGCAGATCGTGCGCGTGGTCATGATGATGTTTGTAAAGGCCGATGCCGCCGAGACGCTCCGCACCGAACAGCTTCAGGTATTCGGGATGCTGACTCACCGCCTCGGGCTGACCGGTGCAGCAAACGTGATGGTTCAGGCAGATCACCGAATCCGACGCCTCCATGACCAGGTGCAGGTCCTGGGAAATCATCAACACGGCGCAGCCGTGACGATCGCGGATGGCGGCGATCAGCCGGTACAGATCACCCTGCCCGCCCACATCCACGCCTTGCGCGGGTTCGTCCAGCACCAGTATCCCCGGGCGGCGCAGCAGCGCGCGGGCCAGCAATATGCGCTGAAACTCGCCGCCCGAAAGCACGCCTACCTGCGAATTCTCCACGTGCGCGCCACCCACTTCCTCCAGGGCGACGCGCACCGCGGACCTGGACGTGCGGTTGTTGAGTTCGAGAAAGCGTTTCACGGTCAGCGGGATGGCTGGGTCGATGCGCAGGCGTTGCGGCATGTAACCGATCCTGAGTCGTCGCGCGCGCGTAACGCGGCCGGAGATGCACGGCACAAGTCCCAGCAATACACGCAGCAAGGTGGTCTTGCCGGCGCCGTTGGGACCGATCAGGGTCACGATCTGGCGCGCATGAATGGCCATATCCACGTCGTTGAGAATACCGCGTCCGTCAAAGGTCACGTTAATCCCTTGCGCCTGCAGCAGGGGTTGTCCGACCGCATGCAGCATCGATATCTGGCTTGCGGGTGTGCTCACGAGGCGGGCTGGCATGCGTTACAGATGCCCTCGATTTCCACAATCTGCCGCGGGATGCGATAGCCCAGCCGCGCGGCGCGCTGAGTGATGTCGTCCATGATTTCCTGCTCCTGAAGCTCCATCGTACCGCCGCAGCCGGTACATACGAAGATCAGTCCGCAGTGCCCGTTCCGCGGGCGACAACAGGCCACGAACGCACTGGATTTCGCGATGCGGTGCACCAGCCCGTGGGCCTGCAGGAATTCAAGGGTGCGGTAGATAGTTGGCGGCGCGTCGCTGTAGCCATCCGCGCGCAGCTCGCTTAGCAGGCTGTACGCACCCACCGGCTTGCCGCATGCCAGCACCAGTTCCAGTACGCGGCGCCGCAATGGTGTGAGACGCGCGCCACTGAGTTTGCAGATCTGCTCGGCGGCCACGAGCCCTTTGCCGCGGTCAGCGGCGGTCCAGTTTCGTTGCATAGGCTTCGCTATCTGGAATGACGCATTATTGTTACATTATAACGTTCCGACCTCTCACTGTACCAATCAAACGTCATGTCCGCCGGAAAATACATCACTCTGCTGCTGCTCGCCTGCCTGTACACAATGCACGTCAGCGCCGCGCCGCGCGTGGTGGCGAGCATCGCGCCCGTACATTCACTGGTCGCCTCGGTCATGCGGGGCGTTGCCGAGCCTGAGCTGCTGGTGCCGGCCGGCGCTTCGCCGCACGCTTTCGCGCTCGCGCCGTCCGATATGCGGACGTTGTATGACGCCGATCTGATCGTGTGGGTGGGCAGGCCGCTGGAGCGGTTTCTCATCAGACCGCTGAATGCCATTGGCAATCCAAGCGCGCAGGTGGCGGTGGCGGCGCTGCCGGGTATGGGCCTGCTGAAGCTTAAGGACAGCGGTGAAGAACGCGACGGCGGTTTCATGGAGAGTCGGACGACCCGTGGCGCGGACCCGCATCTGTGGCTGGACCCGCGCAACGCGCGCCTGATCGTGACACATGTCGCACGGCGCCTGGCCGCGCTCGATCCCGGCAACGCGCGGCATTACGCCACCAATGCCAAGGCGACCATCGCGCGTATCGATGACCTGGATGCGCGCATCGAGCGTCGGCTCGCCTCTGTCAAACACCTGCCGTTCGTGGTGTTCCACGATGCCTACCAGTATTTCGAGCGG encodes:
- a CDS encoding transcriptional repressor; protein product: MQRNWTAADRGKGLVAAEQICKLSGARLTPLRRRVLELVLACGKPVGAYSLLSELRADGYSDAPPTIYRTLEFLQAHGLVHRIAKSSAFVACCRPRNGHCGLIFVCTGCGGTMELQEQEIMDDITQRAARLGYRIPRQIVEIEGICNACQPAS
- a CDS encoding zinc ABC transporter substrate-binding protein yields the protein MSAGKYITLLLLACLYTMHVSAAPRVVASIAPVHSLVASVMRGVAEPELLVPAGASPHAFALAPSDMRTLYDADLIVWVGRPLERFLIRPLNAIGNPSAQVAVAALPGMGLLKLKDSGEERDGGFMESRTTRGADPHLWLDPRNARLIVTHVARRLAALDPGNARHYATNAKATIARIDDLDARIERRLASVKHLPFVVFHDAYQYFERRYGLSAVAVIQSDPEISPGARWILEVRAAIETEHVRCVFGEPQFNSALVETVLEDTGARRGTLDPEGADIIPGPDAYFILMRRLADSLLGCLAKT
- a CDS encoding metal ABC transporter ATP-binding protein; this translates as MLHAVGQPLLQAQGINVTFDGRGILNDVDMAIHARQIVTLIGPNGAGKTTLLRVLLGLVPCISGRVTRARRLRIGYMPQRLRIDPAIPLTVKRFLELNNRTSRSAVRVALEEVGGAHVENSQVGVLSGGEFQRILLARALLRRPGILVLDEPAQGVDVGGQGDLYRLIAAIRDRHGCAVLMISQDLHLVMEASDSVICLNHHVCCTGQPEAVSQHPEYLKLFGAERLGGIGLYKHHHDHAHDLHGEVVPLGNDPDQREGKDVNG